In Gimesia panareensis, the genomic window CGGACTGAAATTCCCGGGACGCGTCGTCGGCGGAGGGGGTATTTTCCTGGAATACGATGACCGCGAAGTAACCGATGTCGCTTCGATCCTGGCAGACTTCCATGAAGGGGTCCAGGGGGTTGTTTCCAGCGCCATGATCTCCAGTGCCGTTCCGATTCGGCACCTCATCCGGGGGCATCATGGTAACATTCTGTTCGACAAAGATGTCTTTGGTAAGCGACAGGCCTACGAATTCATTCCCGAACGCCCCCAGGTCACTTTGAACAGCAAGCTGAAACGGGAAGAGGTTGAGTCCCAGCGGGTACCGAACCAGGACATTCTGCACTTTGAGAACTTCCTTGCAGCGGTCAAAGCCGGCGATCCGTCGCTGGTCAATAACTCGCCCGAACTGGGGGCCGCTGCAATCATGGTGGTCAACCTGGGCGTGCTCAGCTATCGTAACGGGAAGGTCTTCCAGGTCGATCGTGAATCACTGGAAGTCAAAGACGGCGACAAGACCTGGGCTGCTAACTGGGAAAAGATGTCCAAGGAACGCAGCAAGCCGCATCATGTCCCCGGCTGGGCTGCGGGAGACAAAGGCAGCATTCTGGTTCCGCCGAAGTATCAGAGTCTGGCTGGTCCCTGGATCAACGGGAAAGCGCCCGAAAACACCTGAGCCCGTTCTGATTACTGTTCGAGAAACTCATAGAGCTCCATCCAGCGGACTTCCAGTTCCCCGATCTCATCAACGAGGGGCTGCATTTCCGCATGGAGTTCTTCGGCTTTCTCGGGACTGGTGGCTTTCAGGAATTCCGCATTGATGCTGTTCTTTTTCTCATCCAGCTGCGCGATTTTGCGTTCGATGGCCGAGAGTTCCTTGCGGGCTTCCTTAATTTTGCCGCCGAAACCTTTCGGGCGGGATGCATCACTTTTGCTCTGCTGTTCCTGTTTCGCGATGGACTGCTGATGCGCTTCGCGGTGCCCTTCGGCAACTTCCTTTTTGACCCGGTAGAGATAGGCGTCGTAGTCCCCTTCGTAGCTCTTGACCGTTCCGTTGGCCACTTCGATCACATCGGTGGCAACCTTCCCCATGAAGTGACGGTCGTGGCTGGTGAAAATGACGGTCCCAGCAAAGCCGACGAGCGCATTGCCCAGGGCTTCGACCGTTTCCACGTCCAGGTGGTTCCCCGGTTCGTCCAGGATCAGAATGGAGTGGTTTCCGAGCAGAATACCCGCCAGACACAAGCGGGCCCGTTCGCCCCCACTCAAAACCTTGATCGGTTTATCCAGGGCCTGTTCCTTAAACAGAAAGCTGCCCGCAACATTCAGAATCTGTTGCGCCGTTGTTCCGGGAGCCGACTCATGCTCCAGGTATTCCCGAATTGTCATTTTATCAGGCAGGGATGTATACACGTGCTGGGCATAGCAGGCAACATTACAGTGATAGCCCCACTTCAGATCCCCGTCCAGGGGAGGCAGTGAACCGGCAATGGTCCGCAGAAAGGTCGTTTTTCCCTGACCGTTATCCCCTACAATCGCTGCCCGCGAACCATGTTCGATTTCGAGCGTGATACCATCGGCCACCTGAAAATCAGGATAGCCGATCGCCAGTTGTTCGCAGGACAAAGCAACGCCCTGACGTTTTTCCGTCTGCGGAATCACAATATGGACCGTCGATTCGGCACTTTCGATTTCGGTGAGCGTCAGACGATCCAGCTGCTTCTGCTTACTGCGGGCCTGCGATGCGGTATTCGCTCCCGCTTTATTCTTAGCGATGAAGGTTTCCAGCTGGCGGCGTTTGGCCATCACGGTGGCGTTGGTCCGCTCGTCTCGATCGCGGAGAATCTCCTGGTTCTCAAGATACTGATCGACATCGCCGTTGAACAGGGTGAGCTTGCCCCGCTTTAGTTCGAGGGTCTGCGTGCAGATGGCCTTCAGGAATGAACGATCGTGCGAGACGACCAGGACGGCGCCCCGGTAATCTTTCAGAAAGTCTTCGAGCAACAGCTGCGTGCGCAGGTCGAGGAAGTTGGTCGGTTCGTCCAGCATCAGGAAGTTGGGCTCGTGCAACAGCAGGGCCGCCAGTTTGACGCGGGTCTGCCAACCGCCGGAAAGTTCTTTGACGGGGCCGTTGAGGAAGCGTCCCTTCAATTCAAATTCGCCCGCGACAGCACCACACTTCCACTCGGGTTGACCGCTGTCGCGCATCAGAAAGTCGAGTGCACTTTCCCCTTCCTGAAAGGGATCGTGCTGCCTCAGATAGCCGACCCGCAGGTTGGGATGCCGCGTGATCTGGCCACTGTCGATAGATTCTTCTTCGAGCAGGATTCGCAACAGGGTCGATTTGCCCGCACCGTTGCGTCCGATGAAGCCGATTTTCTGGTCGTCGGCCAGCGAAACGGAGGCTTCTTTCAGCAGTTCCTGGGCACCGTAACTCTTTGTCACATTCGAGATTTCAATCAGGGTCGCCATTACACTACCACGTGGTTTTTCAGATTTGTCGCGAGCGAAAACGTATACACGAGGACAGAGAAGATAACGGGATCGGCCAAATGATTCAATTGATCAAACGTGACGGTTCCGGAGTGATTCCCCTTGAGCCGGTCCCCACTCCCTCCAGCCTTGAGGGTTGTAGCAATTATTACAGCCTGGAAAGAGAGGGAAACCACTAATTCACGGCTCCTGATCCCGGTTCCTGATCTATCTTTTTAGAAAGTGCGCCATGTAAAAATACCCGGATTTTATAGAGTGAAACTCTGTATCGTTCCGGAAATTTAGAAACTCCGGTTTCTAACCGAATTGAGATCGATGGTGAATCAAGCGAATTCAACCTGTACTCCTGCGGAGCGGGCCGCTCAAAGTACGAGAACGGCCGAGACGCAGACGGTACGCGCACCAGCAAGACGCAGGCGTCCCCTGCCTCAGTCGATCATCGGCGGAAGTTCCGCGCCGCATAATGCCTACATTCTGTTCCTGATGGTCAATGTGACGCTGTTCCTGCGCCCCGCAGAGCTGATCCCGGCACTGAAGGGGCTGCCGATCTATGAAGTACTGATTCTGTCTTCCTTTTTCCTGTCACTGGAACAGATCAAGCGGGTCGTCCAGTTTCCCATGCTGAAACGGCAACCGATCACGCTGTGTGTAATTGGCGTACTGGTGGCTGTCGCGATGTCGCATTTGTCGCACATGTATCTGTATGGCGTCCGTACTTCAACCATCGCATTTTTAAAAACACTGATTTACTACATTCTGCTGCTTTCCATTATCGATTCCCCGCAACGACTGAAGGGGCTGCTGAAAACGGTGGCAATCTCCTCTTCCCTGATGATTCTGCTCTGCGTTATCGACTATGCCGGGATTGTCGATTTTGAATTTATTAAACACGTCAGCGACCGCGACGGAGTCTCCGATGCGGGAGAAACCATTCGCGTCTTCCGGATGCGGGGCACCGGGATTTTTCAGGACCCGAACGACCTGTCGGTACTGATTGTCGCTACCGGCATGCTCTGTCTCTACTTTTTCAACGAT contains:
- a CDS encoding ABC transporter ATP-binding protein, giving the protein MATLIEISNVTKSYGAQELLKEASVSLADDQKIGFIGRNGAGKSTLLRILLEEESIDSGQITRHPNLRVGYLRQHDPFQEGESALDFLMRDSGQPEWKCGAVAGEFELKGRFLNGPVKELSGGWQTRVKLAALLLHEPNFLMLDEPTNFLDLRTQLLLEDFLKDYRGAVLVVSHDRSFLKAICTQTLELKRGKLTLFNGDVDQYLENQEILRDRDERTNATVMAKRRQLETFIAKNKAGANTASQARSKQKQLDRLTLTEIESAESTVHIVIPQTEKRQGVALSCEQLAIGYPDFQVADGITLEIEHGSRAAIVGDNGQGKTTFLRTIAGSLPPLDGDLKWGYHCNVACYAQHVYTSLPDKMTIREYLEHESAPGTTAQQILNVAGSFLFKEQALDKPIKVLSGGERARLCLAGILLGNHSILILDEPGNHLDVETVEALGNALVGFAGTVIFTSHDRHFMGKVATDVIEVANGTVKSYEGDYDAYLYRVKKEVAEGHREAHQQSIAKQEQQSKSDASRPKGFGGKIKEARKELSAIERKIAQLDEKKNSINAEFLKATSPEKAEELHAEMQPLVDEIGELEVRWMELYEFLEQ